One stretch of Juglans microcarpa x Juglans regia isolate MS1-56 chromosome 3D, Jm3101_v1.0, whole genome shotgun sequence DNA includes these proteins:
- the LOC121256511 gene encoding uncharacterized protein LOC121256511 isoform X1, with protein MDLEHGCLSSTHLGTHPEITDGNGISKHSETRPEVLEGCGGSEHFEINPFLIDGSQSITDTETHSIEIDRTGSSRHSETQANVIDWSDSCQEDPSNEGDPHAPAKRLGPSYSSTSSSSHSSLEFLFQGDSVVASKSGQSTPSFPSPEKDTQLAFQDESEVSSNIFSKSDERDNDGPDPLPTSQVPEINHESMVHGTSPTQSPQVQVMNRSGGYDPYRIPSSVFARSKSTTPMEWSVASNESLFSLHIGNASFSKDHVFLFGDLKPEELVKSDELFALSPTSPLPVLGTDKKNIKIAHDSEATVVADEIVKDSERVSVEAQSEEKMSPPVVSWNSSSLSHRSDESVASFAFPIKKRCAWTLCYCSNCSRAFHYCTWPSCYCSNCSWAFCYCWNCSRKRLCCHSSTILAGGERSGRLKTDGGKRHQEPPAPKVTSNSTSKCCFPCLFWRPWCFRSHCC; from the exons ATGGACTTGGAGCATGGTTGCCTTAGCAGTACGCATTTAGGAACACACCCAGAGATTACTGATGGAAACGGAATAAGTAAGCATTCAGAAACACGTCCAGAGGTTCTTGAAGGATGCGGAGGAAGTGAGCACTTCGAAATAAATCCATTTCTTATTGATGGGAGCCAAAGCATTACGGATACTGAAACGCATTCAATTGAAATAGACAGGACTGGGAGCAGTAGGCATTCAGAGACACAGGCGAACGTTATAGATTGGAGTGATAGCTGTCAAGAGGATCCTAGTAATGAAGGCGATCCACATGCCCCAGCCAAAAGGTTAGGGCCTTCTTATTCTTcaacttcatcttcatcacaTTCGTCATTGGAATTTCTCTTCCAAGGAGATTCAGTTGTAGCCTCCAAATCTGGACAATCCACTCCTTCCTTCCCTTCACCTGAAAAAGATACCCAACTGGCATTCCAAGATGAAAGTGAAGTTTCCAGCAACATCTTTTCCAAATCAGATGAGCGTGACAATGATGGTCCAGATCCCTTACCGACATCTCAAGTTCCTGAGATAAACCATGAATCAATGGTGCATGGTACGTCACCAACACAATCTCCTCAGGTACAAGTGATGAATCGGTCAGGAGGATACGATCCTTACAGAATTCCGTCTTCTGTGTTTGCAAGAAGTAAGTCCACAACGCCAATGGAATGGAGCGTTGCTTCCAACGAATCATTGTTTAGCCTTCACATAGGGAACGCTAGTTTCTCCAAAGACCATGTGTTTTTGTTTGGTGATCTTAAGCCTGAAGAACTGGTAAAATCGGATGAGTTGTTTGCGCTCAGCCCAACCTCTCCACTTCCAGTATTGGGAACTGACAAAAAGAATATCAAGATAGCTCATGATTCTGAAGCTACAGTAGTGGCTGATGAGATCGTTAAGGATTCAGAAAGAGTTAGTGTGGAAGCTCAAAGTGAGGAAAAGATGTCACCTCCAGTAGTTTCCTGGAATTCCTCTAGTCTCTCCCACCGTTCAGATGAGAGTGTAGCCTCATTTGCTTTTCCCAT AAAGAAGAGATGTGCATGGACTTTGTGCTACTGTTCTAATTGTAGCCGGGCGTTCCACTACTGTACATGGCCAAGCTGCTACTGTTCAAATTGTAGCTGGGCGTTCTGCTACTGTTGGAACTGTAGCCGAAAAAGACTTTGTTGTCATTCTTCTACCAT TTTGGCTGGAGGGGAAAGGAGTGGTCGTCTCAAGACAGATGGAGGGAAGCGGCATCAAGAGCCACCAGCCCCCAAAGTGACTTCAAATTCAACATCAAAATGTTGTTTTCCTTGCCTTTTTTGGCGCCCATGGTGCTTTCGATCTCATTGTTGTTGA
- the LOC121256511 gene encoding uncharacterized protein LOC121256511 isoform X2, translated as MDLEHGCLSSTHLGTHPEITDGNGISKHSETRPEVLEGCGGSEHFEINPFLIDGSQSITDTETHSIEIDRTGSSRHSETQANVIDWSDSCQEDPSNEGDPHAPAKRLGPSYSSTSSSSHSSLEFLFQGDSVVASKSGQSTPSFPSPEKDTQLAFQDESEVSSNIFSKSDERDNDGPDPLPTSQVPEINHESMVHGTSPTQSPQVQVMNRSGGYDPYRIPSSVFARSKSTTPMEWSVASNESLFSLHIGNASFSKDHVFLFGDLKPEELVKSDELFALSPTSPLPVLGTDKKNIKIAHDSEATVVADEIVKDSERVSVEAQSEEKMSPPVVSWNSSSLSHRSDESVASFAFPILAGGERSGRLKTDGGKRHQEPPAPKVTSNSTSKCCFPCLFWRPWCFRSHCC; from the exons ATGGACTTGGAGCATGGTTGCCTTAGCAGTACGCATTTAGGAACACACCCAGAGATTACTGATGGAAACGGAATAAGTAAGCATTCAGAAACACGTCCAGAGGTTCTTGAAGGATGCGGAGGAAGTGAGCACTTCGAAATAAATCCATTTCTTATTGATGGGAGCCAAAGCATTACGGATACTGAAACGCATTCAATTGAAATAGACAGGACTGGGAGCAGTAGGCATTCAGAGACACAGGCGAACGTTATAGATTGGAGTGATAGCTGTCAAGAGGATCCTAGTAATGAAGGCGATCCACATGCCCCAGCCAAAAGGTTAGGGCCTTCTTATTCTTcaacttcatcttcatcacaTTCGTCATTGGAATTTCTCTTCCAAGGAGATTCAGTTGTAGCCTCCAAATCTGGACAATCCACTCCTTCCTTCCCTTCACCTGAAAAAGATACCCAACTGGCATTCCAAGATGAAAGTGAAGTTTCCAGCAACATCTTTTCCAAATCAGATGAGCGTGACAATGATGGTCCAGATCCCTTACCGACATCTCAAGTTCCTGAGATAAACCATGAATCAATGGTGCATGGTACGTCACCAACACAATCTCCTCAGGTACAAGTGATGAATCGGTCAGGAGGATACGATCCTTACAGAATTCCGTCTTCTGTGTTTGCAAGAAGTAAGTCCACAACGCCAATGGAATGGAGCGTTGCTTCCAACGAATCATTGTTTAGCCTTCACATAGGGAACGCTAGTTTCTCCAAAGACCATGTGTTTTTGTTTGGTGATCTTAAGCCTGAAGAACTGGTAAAATCGGATGAGTTGTTTGCGCTCAGCCCAACCTCTCCACTTCCAGTATTGGGAACTGACAAAAAGAATATCAAGATAGCTCATGATTCTGAAGCTACAGTAGTGGCTGATGAGATCGTTAAGGATTCAGAAAGAGTTAGTGTGGAAGCTCAAAGTGAGGAAAAGATGTCACCTCCAGTAGTTTCCTGGAATTCCTCTAGTCTCTCCCACCGTTCAGATGAGAGTGTAGCCTCATTTGCTTTTCCCAT TTTGGCTGGAGGGGAAAGGAGTGGTCGTCTCAAGACAGATGGAGGGAAGCGGCATCAAGAGCCACCAGCCCCCAAAGTGACTTCAAATTCAACATCAAAATGTTGTTTTCCTTGCCTTTTTTGGCGCCCATGGTGCTTTCGATCTCATTGTTGTTGA
- the LOC121256513 gene encoding magnesium transporter MRS2-5-like gives MEESRYPFLPLDLPESASSRNTNRSNLDGSGSHGSGSRESSLTAELKKRGHGSRSWIKIDKNGNSKILKLDKATIMTHCCLPAGDLRLLDPVFIYPSTILGREKAIVVSLEQIRCIITADEVILMNSLDECVVQYKSELCKRLQTNIDQAEDLPFEFSALELALELVCMSLDSQVKELEMEIYPVLDELATSISTLNLERVRRLKGQLLALTQRVQKIRDEIEHLMDDDGDMAEMYLTQKKQRSEAYLLSDVRAPTNTLGGTREVSNSSPVSPAGAFSRAPFLERAVSSIMYSSKYQSSMGSSPGGENIEELEMLLEAYFVIVDNTLSKLLTLKEYTDDTQDLINIKLGNVQNRLIQSQLLLTAALFVATIFASVTAVFGMNFEDSIFDYPSTLYWVVAITGVACGFLYFSFLFYLRHKKVFPL, from the exons atGGAAGAATCACGGTATCCTTTTCTTCCACTTGATCTTCCTGAGTCTGCATCTTCTCGGAACACCAATAGATCTAATTTAGATGGGTCTGGAAGTCATGGCTCTGGAAGTCGTGAGTCTAGTCTTACAgcagaattgaagaaaagaggTCATGGAAGTCGATCTTGgataaaaattgataaaaatggaAACTCAAAGATTTTGAAGCTGGACAAGGCTACTATAATGACACATTGTTGTTTGCCTGCCGGGGATCTCCGACTTTTGGACCCTGTGTTCATTTATCCTTCTACAATATTAGGAAGGGAGAAGGCTATTGTGGTCAGTCTTGAACAGATCAGGTGTATAATCACTGCTGATGAAGTTATCCTGATGAATTCCTTGGATGAATGTGTTGTTCAGTACAAGTCAGAATTGTGCAAACGCCTTCAGACAAACATAGATCAAGCTG AGGATCTGCCTTTCGAATTTAGTGCATTGGAGCTGGCTTTGGAATTAGTTTGCATGTCTCTTGATTCTCAG GTAAAAGAACTGGAAATGGAGATATATCCTGTGTTAGATGAGTTAGCAACATCTATTAGTACCCTTAATCTAGAACGTGTGCGTAGACTCAAAGGCCAGCTCCTTGCCTTGACTCAGCGGGTTCAGAAG ATCCGAGATGAAATAGAACATCTTATGGATGATGATGGGGACATGGCTGAGATGTATCTGACTCAGAAGAAACAAAGGTCTGAGGCTTATCTGTTAAGTGACGTTCGTGCACCAACTAATACTTTAGGTGGGACCAGAGAGGTTTCAAATTCTTCTCCTGTTTCACCTGCGGGGGCCTTCAGTAGAGCTCCATTTTTAGAAAGGGCTGTTAGTAGTATCATGTATTCGAGCAAATATCAAAGCTCAATGGGTTCATCTCCTGGTGGGGAAAACATTGAAGAACTAGAAATGTTGCTTGAGGCATACTTTGTCATTGTTGACAATACCCTGAGCAAGTTGTTAACG CTTAAAGAATACACTGATGACACTCAAGATTTGATCAATATTAAACTG GGAAATGTTCAGAACCGCCTCATACAATCTCAGTTGCTTCTTACTGCTGCGCTCTTTGTGGCTACAATATTTGCTTCTGTCACAGCAGTATTTGGAATGAATTTTGAAGACTCGATTTTTGACTATCCATCTACATTATATTGGGTTGTGGCTATTACTGGGGTTGCCTGTGGGTTTTTGTATTTCTCTTTCCTATTTTATTTACGGCACAAGAAAGTCTTCCCGTTGTAA
- the LOC121256512 gene encoding uncharacterized protein LOC121256512: MSEEKEAMDFWVVPALYGAGYIAEYWFSDKENEGASENSIYFQSGPRNQTGGNLLSDTANGSYDERGDLLIPEVWVGRGSRSRRPFRGRSVCGYFVKPGAVSPPENCVVTALLYRMEEYYAYTSVQSPTPTTLAAATPFLVSDGSLTISRGSPNGMLLFFLGITIGMMSTILAHKREAEKLNDQLKQTKQLVQDLHEEIEMKDLLTIKVLGNRDLEKKPDYGKTEDYVAISKIEAELEADLERLQSNMKPSSLETISNYVELDPDFVVDVVRGDLRPNKIHRLSGGLSDSDSEGNETSTNHTHTEYRTVSPKELSMRLHEVIQLRLEARIKELETAVEKTRKSLLSVESENMISENDLCMEKYSLLTKESRTSIDEINDMDGPSVINLSKQASDTYNEAEKGNIRMAITEEEAPLDTSFDSYCTAKELNPFDQNLFKDQIGDVRDNGSMLQYDINGDRWSSNSNHDEIRIREEKTSRSSESNDICESEDGDELEKFLIERIVEKTRQGSSVVLNAQRIMYSMHDQ; this comes from the exons ATGTCAGAAGAGAAAGAAGCAATGGATTTTTGGGTTGTTCCGGCACTTTATGGTGCTGGGTACATAGCCGAGTACTGGTTTTCTGATAAGGAAAACGAAGGAGCTTCGGAGAATTCCATTTACTTCCAGTCCGGTCCCCGTAACCAAACAGGAGGAAATCTTCTTTCAGATACTGCAAATGGCAGTTACGATGAGCGTGGTGATTTGTTAATACCAGAGGTTTGGGTTGGTAGAGGTAGCAGAAGCAGGAGGCCGTTTAGGGGTAGGTCTGTTTGTGGGTATTTTGTAAAGCCTGGGGCAGTGAGTCCTCCAGAAAATTGTGTAGTGACTGCGCTGCTGTATAGAATGGAGGAGTATTATGCGTACACTTCAGTTCAGTCACCAACACCTACAACCTTGGCGGCAGCGACGCCTTTTTTGGTGTCGGATGGGAGCCTGACAATCAGCAGAG GTTCACCCAATGGAatgcttcttttctttcttggaaTCACTATTGGAATGATGTCTACCATACTTGCTCATAAAAGAGAAGCAGAAAAGTTAAATGACCAGCTGAAGCAAACTAAGCAGTTGGTTCAAGATTTGCACGAGGAGATTGAGATGAAAGACTTGCTTACTATTAAGGTGCTTGGGAATAGGGACTTAGAGAAGAAACCAGATTATGGGAAAACAGAAGACTATGTGGCAATAAGTAAAATTGAGGCAGAGCTTGAAGCTGATCTAGAAAGGTTGCAATCAAACATGAAACCATCTAGCCTGGAGACAATATCCAACTATGTTGAG CTGGATCCCGACTTTGTGGTGGATGTTGTTCGCGGAGATTTGAGACCCAACAAGATCCATAGGCTATCTGGTGGTTTATCTGACTCAGACTCTGAAGGAAATGAGACCTCCACCAACCACACTCATACTGAATACCGTACAGTGTCACCTAAGGAGTTGAGCATGCGTCTTCATGAGGTGATTCAGTTGCGGCTTGAAGCACGCATCAAGGAGCTCGAAACTGCAGTTGAAAAGACCAGGAAGAGCTTGCTTTCTGTGGAATCAGAAAATATGATCTCTGAGAATGACTTGTGCAtggaaaaatattctttattaacCAAAGAAAGCCGAACCTCTATAGATGAAATCAATGACATGGATGGGCCCTCCGTTATAAATCTGTCAAAACAAGCCTCGGATACTTATAATGAGGCTGAAAAAGGCAATATCAGGATGGCAATAACAGAGGAAGAGGCTCCACTAGACACGAGTTTTGACAGTTACTGTACTGCGAAAGAATTGAATCCTTTTGACCAAAATCTGTTTAAGGACCAAATCGGTGATGTTAGAGATAATGGGTCCATGTTACAATATGATATAAATGGGGACAGATGGTCAAGCAATTCAAATCATGACGAGATCAGGATTCGGGAAGAGAAGACATCAAGGAGCTCAGAATCAAATGATATATGTGAGAGTGAAGATGGCGATGAGCTGGAGAAGTTTTTGATAGAGCGGATCGTGGAGAAGACCAGGCAAGGTTCGTCTGTGGTTTTGAATGCTCAAAGGATTATGTATTCAATGCATGACCAATAG
- the LOC121256514 gene encoding pyruvate kinase, cytosolic isozyme-like, protein MEQILGAVNNTAGAEKRPKTKIVCTLGPSSRSVAMLERLLRAGMNVARFNFSHGDHAYHQETLNNLRTAMNNTSILCAVMLDTKGPEIRTGRLQGSKPIQLQQGQAITITTDYSIEGDENMISMSYPKLAEDLKPQSVILCADGSISLTVVACDKEQGLVHCICENSAVLGERKNVNLPGVIVDLPTLTDKDKVDILDWGVPNKIDIIALSFVRKGSDLVEVRKLLGPHAKNILLMSKVENQEGVSNFEDILANSDAFMVARGDLGMEIPIEKIFLAQKWMILKANMQGKPVVTATQMLESMTKSPRPTRAEATDVANAVLDGTDCVMLSGETAAGAYPEIAVQTMARICREAESFIDYGILFKRITETAPMPMSPLESLASSAVSTARSIKAALILVLTKGGSTAKLVAKYRPSMPILSVVVPEITTDSFDWSCSDEAPARHSLVYRGLCPVLCSASARASPEESTEESIELALQHAKTKKLCMPGDSVVVLHRVNTASIIKIMTVN, encoded by the exons ATGGAGCAGATTCTGGGGGCTGTGAATAATACGGCTGGGGCGGAGAAGAGGCCAAAGACTAAGATAGTTTGCACGTTGGGACCGTCGTCTCGATCGGTGGCCATGCTTGAGAGGCTTCTGAGGGCAGGGATGAACGTAGCTCGCTTCAACTTCTCCCATGGCGATCATGCTTACCACCAAGAGACCCTCAATAATCTCAGGACTGCTATGAACAATACCAGCATTCTTTGTGCTGTCATGTTGGATACTAAG GGTCCCGAGATTCGAACTGGGCGTTTGCAGGGATCAAAACCCATACAGCTTCAGCAGGGTCAAGCCATTACCATCACCACTGACTATAGCATAGAAGGTGATGAGAATATGATAAGTATGAGCTATCCAAAGTTGGCCGAGGATTTGAAGCCACAAAGTGTTATTCTTTGTGCCGATGGAAGTATTTCTCTTACTGTCGTGGCTTGTGACAAGGAACAAGGTTTGGTCCATTGTATTTGTGAAAACTCTGCAGTTCTTGGTGAGAGGAAGAATGTCAATCTCCCTGGGGTTATTGTTGACCTGCCAACCTTAACTGATAAAGACAAAGTGGATATTTTGGATTGGGGAGTTCCAAATAAGATTGACATAATTGCTTTGTCTTTCGTTCGCAAAGGTTCTGACCTTGTGGAGGTCAGAAAATTGCTAGGACCGCATGCAAAGAATATCCTTCTCATGTCAAAG GTTGAGAATCAAGAAGGCGTTTCTAATTTCGAAGATATTTTAGCCAACTCAGATGCATTTATGGTTGCACGAGGTGATCTTGGAATGGAAATTCCAATCGAAAAGATATTCCTAGCTCAGAAATGGATGATACTGAAAGCCAACATGCAAGGAAAACCAGTGGTGACTGCTACCCAGATGTTGGAATCCATGACCAAATCTCCCAGGCCAACCCGAGCTGAAGCCACAGATGTTGCTAATGCAGTTCTTGATGGCACTGACTGCGTGATGCTTAGCGGGGAAACTGCTGCTGGGGCATACCCTGAAATTGCTGTTCAAACCATGGCGAGAATCTGCAGAGAGGCAGAGAGTTTTATAGACTATGGAATACTTTTTAAGAGAATAACGGAAACTGCACCGATGCCTATGAGCCCATTAGAAAGCCTGGCCTCCTCAGCAGTGAGCACTGCCCGTAGCATCAAAGCAGCCTTGATTTTGGTCCTAACCAAAGGTGGAAGCACAGCAAAGCTGGTGGCTAAGTACAGGCCGAGCATGCCCATTCTGTCTGTGGTGGTTCCAGAGATAACAACAGATTCTTTCGACTGGTCTTGCAGTGATGAGGCGCCTGCAAGGCATAGCCTTGTTTATAGGGGCCTGTGTCCTGTTTTGTGCTCGGCATCTGCAAGAGCTTCACCTGAAGAGTCGACCGAGGAAAGCATAGAGTTGGCCCTCCAACATGCAAAGACGAAGAAACTCTGCATGCCTGGGGACTCGGTCGTCGTGTTGCACAGAGTAAACACTGCGTCTATTATCAAGATCATGACCGTTAATTGA
- the LOC121256515 gene encoding probable inactive purple acid phosphatase 1 isoform X2: MRGLKLISLAILLALTNLPEAWSHGDQPLSKIAIHKAISALHERAYVKASPEILGMKGQSTEWVALEYGSPNPSVDDWIGVFSPANFSASTCPEVNPRVYPPLLCTAPIKYQYANYSSHNYKDTGKGYLKLRLINQRSDFAFALFSGGLSNPKLVAVSNHVAFANPNAPVYPRLAQGKEWNEMTVTWTSGYGIYEAEPFVEWGRKGGDHVHSPAGTLTFDRNSMCGAPARTVGWRDPGFIHTSFLKELWPNALYTYKLGHRLFNGTYFWSEQYQFRASPYPGQNSLQRVVIFGDMGKDEADGSNEYNNFQRGSLNTTRELIQDIKNIDIIFHIGDICYANGYLSQWDQFTAQVEAIASTVPYMIASGNHERDWPGTGSFYGNMDSGGECGVLAETMFYVPAENRAKFWYSTDYGMFRFCVADTEHDWREGTEQYKFIEHCLASVDRRKQPWLIFLAHRVLGYSSCTSYAEEGSFEEPMGRESLQTLWQKYKVDIAVYGHVHSYERTCPVYQNICTNKEKRYYKGTLNGTIHVVAGGGGASLSPFTTLQTKWSLYRDYDYGFIKLTAFDHSNLLFEYKKSRDGKVYDSFRITRDYRDILACTVDSCPSMTLAS, encoded by the exons ATGAGAGGACTAAAGCTGATCTCCTTGGCAATTCTATTGGCTCTTACGAACCTTCCGGAAGCGTGGTCACATGGAGATCAGCCTCTGTCGAAAATTGCTATTCATAAGGCAATATCTGCTCTTCATGAACGTGCTTATGTTAAAGCTTCTCCTGAAATTCTCGGAATGAAG GGACAATCTACAGAATGGGTGGCGTTGGAATATGGCTCTCCAAACCCATCAGTTGATGATTGGATAGGAGTATTTTCTCCTGCCAATTTCAG TGCTTCCACCTGTCCCGAAGTAAATCCAAGAGTTTATCCCCCGCTACTGTGTACTGCACCTATTAAG TATCAGTATGCAAACTACTCCAGTCATAATTACAAAGACACTGGGAAAGGATATTTGAAGCTTCGGCTGATTAACCAGAGATCAGACTTCGCTTTTGCATTATTTTCTGGTGGCTTGTCAAAT CCCAAGCTAGTGGCAGTGTCGAACCATGTAGCTTTTGCAAATCCAAATGCACCAGTTTACCCACGCTTAGCACAAGGAAAAGAATGGAATGAA ATGACTGTGACATGGACAAGTGGATATGGGATCTATGAAGCAGAGCCTTTTGTTGAGTGGGGTCGAAAAGGAGGTGACCATGTGCATTCCCCAGCTGGGACACTGACTTTTGATCGTAACAGCATGTGTG GTGCACCAGCAAGGACAGTGGGCTGGCGTGATCCTGGATTTATACATACCAGTTTTCTGAAGGAGTTGTGGCCCAATGCTTT GTATACTTACAAGCTGGGGCATAGATTATTCAATGGTACCTATTTTTGGAGTGAACAATATCAGTTTAGAGCTTCTCCTTATCCTGGTCAAAATTCTCTACAACGTGTAGTCATCTTTGGTGACATGGGGAAG GATGAAGCTGATGGTTCCAACGAATATAACAATTTCCAGCGTGGCTCTCTTAACACCACTCGAGAGCTTATTCAAGACATAAAGAACATTGATATAATTTTCCACATTGGAGATATATGTTACGCAAATGGGTACCTTTCACAGTGGGACCAATTTACTGCACAGGTTGAGGCAATTGCATCAACGGTGCCTTACATGATTGCAAG TGGTAACCATGAGCGTGACTGGCCCGGGACTGGATCTTTCTATGGGAACATGGACTCTGGGGGAGAATGCGGCGTGTTGGCCGAGACTATGTTTTATGTCCCGGCTGAGAATAGGGCTAAGTTCTG GTACTCCACTGATTATGGCATGTTCCGGTTCTGCGTAGCTGACACGGAACATGACTGGCGGGAAGGCACAGAGCAATACAAGTTCATTGAGCACTGCTTGGCATCTGTTGACAGACGAAAGCAACCATGGCTAATTTTTCTTGCACATCGAGTACTTGGTTATTCATCATGTACCAGTTATGCAGAAGAAGGATCATTTGAGGAACCAATGGGGAGGGAGAGCCTTCAAACTCTCTGGCAGAAATACAAGGTGGACATTGCTGTGTATGGCCATGTGCACAGTTATGAAAGGACATGCCCCGTATACCAG AATATTTGCACCAACAAAGAGAAACGCTACTATAAGGGCACCTTGAATGGAACAATACACGTAGTTGCTGGTGGTGGAGGAGCAAGCCTTTCACCATTTACCACCCTCCAAACCAAATGGAGTTTATATAGAGACTATGACTATGGATTCATAAAACTTACAGCATTTGACCATTCAAATCTGTTGTTTGAATACAAGAAGAGCAGGGATGGAAAAGTTTATGACTCTTTCAGAATAACCAGGGATTACAGGGACATCTTGGCCTGCACTGTGGATAGTTGCCCTAGCATGACCCTAGCATCTTGA
- the LOC121256515 gene encoding probable inactive purple acid phosphatase 1 isoform X1, whose protein sequence is MTESSIRYSPSSNLTYRSCVGIGMRGLKLISLAILLALTNLPEAWSHGDQPLSKIAIHKAISALHERAYVKASPEILGMKGQSTEWVALEYGSPNPSVDDWIGVFSPANFSASTCPEVNPRVYPPLLCTAPIKYQYANYSSHNYKDTGKGYLKLRLINQRSDFAFALFSGGLSNPKLVAVSNHVAFANPNAPVYPRLAQGKEWNEMTVTWTSGYGIYEAEPFVEWGRKGGDHVHSPAGTLTFDRNSMCGAPARTVGWRDPGFIHTSFLKELWPNALYTYKLGHRLFNGTYFWSEQYQFRASPYPGQNSLQRVVIFGDMGKDEADGSNEYNNFQRGSLNTTRELIQDIKNIDIIFHIGDICYANGYLSQWDQFTAQVEAIASTVPYMIASGNHERDWPGTGSFYGNMDSGGECGVLAETMFYVPAENRAKFWYSTDYGMFRFCVADTEHDWREGTEQYKFIEHCLASVDRRKQPWLIFLAHRVLGYSSCTSYAEEGSFEEPMGRESLQTLWQKYKVDIAVYGHVHSYERTCPVYQNICTNKEKRYYKGTLNGTIHVVAGGGGASLSPFTTLQTKWSLYRDYDYGFIKLTAFDHSNLLFEYKKSRDGKVYDSFRITRDYRDILACTVDSCPSMTLAS, encoded by the exons ATGACCGAATCTTCTATCAGATATTCCCCGAGTTCAAATCTCACATATAG GTCCTGCGTAGGTATTGGGATGAGAGGACTAAAGCTGATCTCCTTGGCAATTCTATTGGCTCTTACGAACCTTCCGGAAGCGTGGTCACATGGAGATCAGCCTCTGTCGAAAATTGCTATTCATAAGGCAATATCTGCTCTTCATGAACGTGCTTATGTTAAAGCTTCTCCTGAAATTCTCGGAATGAAG GGACAATCTACAGAATGGGTGGCGTTGGAATATGGCTCTCCAAACCCATCAGTTGATGATTGGATAGGAGTATTTTCTCCTGCCAATTTCAG TGCTTCCACCTGTCCCGAAGTAAATCCAAGAGTTTATCCCCCGCTACTGTGTACTGCACCTATTAAG TATCAGTATGCAAACTACTCCAGTCATAATTACAAAGACACTGGGAAAGGATATTTGAAGCTTCGGCTGATTAACCAGAGATCAGACTTCGCTTTTGCATTATTTTCTGGTGGCTTGTCAAAT CCCAAGCTAGTGGCAGTGTCGAACCATGTAGCTTTTGCAAATCCAAATGCACCAGTTTACCCACGCTTAGCACAAGGAAAAGAATGGAATGAA ATGACTGTGACATGGACAAGTGGATATGGGATCTATGAAGCAGAGCCTTTTGTTGAGTGGGGTCGAAAAGGAGGTGACCATGTGCATTCCCCAGCTGGGACACTGACTTTTGATCGTAACAGCATGTGTG GTGCACCAGCAAGGACAGTGGGCTGGCGTGATCCTGGATTTATACATACCAGTTTTCTGAAGGAGTTGTGGCCCAATGCTTT GTATACTTACAAGCTGGGGCATAGATTATTCAATGGTACCTATTTTTGGAGTGAACAATATCAGTTTAGAGCTTCTCCTTATCCTGGTCAAAATTCTCTACAACGTGTAGTCATCTTTGGTGACATGGGGAAG GATGAAGCTGATGGTTCCAACGAATATAACAATTTCCAGCGTGGCTCTCTTAACACCACTCGAGAGCTTATTCAAGACATAAAGAACATTGATATAATTTTCCACATTGGAGATATATGTTACGCAAATGGGTACCTTTCACAGTGGGACCAATTTACTGCACAGGTTGAGGCAATTGCATCAACGGTGCCTTACATGATTGCAAG TGGTAACCATGAGCGTGACTGGCCCGGGACTGGATCTTTCTATGGGAACATGGACTCTGGGGGAGAATGCGGCGTGTTGGCCGAGACTATGTTTTATGTCCCGGCTGAGAATAGGGCTAAGTTCTG GTACTCCACTGATTATGGCATGTTCCGGTTCTGCGTAGCTGACACGGAACATGACTGGCGGGAAGGCACAGAGCAATACAAGTTCATTGAGCACTGCTTGGCATCTGTTGACAGACGAAAGCAACCATGGCTAATTTTTCTTGCACATCGAGTACTTGGTTATTCATCATGTACCAGTTATGCAGAAGAAGGATCATTTGAGGAACCAATGGGGAGGGAGAGCCTTCAAACTCTCTGGCAGAAATACAAGGTGGACATTGCTGTGTATGGCCATGTGCACAGTTATGAAAGGACATGCCCCGTATACCAG AATATTTGCACCAACAAAGAGAAACGCTACTATAAGGGCACCTTGAATGGAACAATACACGTAGTTGCTGGTGGTGGAGGAGCAAGCCTTTCACCATTTACCACCCTCCAAACCAAATGGAGTTTATATAGAGACTATGACTATGGATTCATAAAACTTACAGCATTTGACCATTCAAATCTGTTGTTTGAATACAAGAAGAGCAGGGATGGAAAAGTTTATGACTCTTTCAGAATAACCAGGGATTACAGGGACATCTTGGCCTGCACTGTGGATAGTTGCCCTAGCATGACCCTAGCATCTTGA